The following proteins come from a genomic window of Microbacterium lemovicicum:
- the infA gene encoding translation initiation factor IF-1, whose product MAKKDGVIEIEGVISEALPNAMFRVELSNGHKVLATISGKMRQNYIRIIPEDRVVVELSPYDLTRGRIVYRYR is encoded by the coding sequence ATGGCGAAGAAAGACGGTGTCATCGAGATCGAAGGCGTGATCTCCGAGGCGCTGCCCAACGCGATGTTCCGCGTTGAGCTGAGCAACGGGCACAAGGTACTCGCCACGATCTCGGGCAAGATGCGGCAGAACTACATCCGCATCATCCCCGAGGACCGCGTCGTCGTGGAGCTCAGCCCCTACGACCTCACCCGCGGCCGCATCGTCTACCGCTACCGCTAG
- a CDS encoding DsbA family protein, producing MATAVRKKNWFAIWITIGVVVVLAAVGGTVVWMNSIATGPGTAPQAANINTDTGAIAIGEGSKSMDTYVDFMCPVCGQFESVYGQSIQGLVDDGTITLNVHPISILDRQSQGTQFSTRAASAMYCVAANDPSAALPFLQAMFAGQPSEGSTGLTDDEISAVAEQAGATNSASCIADGTYRKYVASMTPKTPVAPGSQGIGTPTIAINGETIANSSLPQPDQLATLFQ from the coding sequence GCGGCCGTCGGCGGAACGGTCGTGTGGATGAACTCCATCGCCACCGGTCCCGGCACCGCCCCGCAGGCCGCCAACATCAACACCGACACCGGGGCGATCGCGATTGGCGAGGGCTCGAAGTCGATGGACACCTACGTGGACTTCATGTGCCCCGTCTGCGGTCAGTTCGAGTCCGTCTACGGTCAGTCCATCCAGGGCCTCGTCGACGACGGCACGATCACGCTGAACGTGCACCCGATCTCGATCCTCGACCGCCAGTCGCAGGGCACGCAGTTCTCCACGCGTGCCGCCAGCGCGATGTACTGCGTGGCGGCGAACGACCCGTCGGCGGCGCTGCCGTTCCTGCAGGCCATGTTCGCCGGCCAGCCGTCGGAGGGATCGACGGGCCTCACCGACGACGAGATCTCCGCCGTCGCCGAGCAGGCGGGCGCGACCAACTCCGCGTCGTGCATCGCCGACGGGACCTACCGCAAGTACGTCGCGTCGATGACGCCGAAGACGCCGGTGGCACCGGGGTCGCAGGGCATCGGCACGCCGACCATCGCCATCAACGGCGAGACGATCGCCAACTCCTCCCTGCCGCAGCCCGACCAGCTGGCCACGCTCTTCCAGTAG
- the truA gene encoding tRNA pseudouridine(38-40) synthase TruA, which yields MRIRLDIAYDGTHFRGWARQPGLRTVQGTLEDGLSRIVGGSVRLVVAGRTDAGVHATGQVAHVDLDDEQSDRVLARRGRDGACDPVETLSRRMQGVLGAYSDVAVLRTSPAPAGFDARFSAVWRRYAYRLADQAAGYDPLERHRTTTVRGELDVERMDAAARSLRGLHDFAAYCKPRDEATTIRTLLEFDWHRDPAGVLVAHVRADAFCHSMVRALVGACVAVGEGRLDPDDLVAIRDAASRVPEVKVLAARGLTLAEVGYPADDLLADRAEQTRNRRDSE from the coding sequence GTGCGGATCCGTCTCGACATCGCCTACGACGGAACCCATTTCCGCGGCTGGGCCCGACAGCCCGGCCTGCGCACGGTGCAGGGCACGCTCGAGGACGGCCTCTCCCGTATCGTCGGCGGCTCCGTGCGGCTGGTCGTCGCGGGGCGGACGGATGCCGGGGTGCACGCCACCGGACAGGTCGCCCACGTCGACCTCGACGACGAGCAGAGCGACCGCGTCCTCGCCCGGAGGGGCCGGGACGGGGCATGCGATCCTGTCGAGACGCTCTCGCGACGGATGCAGGGCGTGCTGGGTGCGTACTCCGACGTCGCCGTCCTGCGCACGTCGCCCGCCCCCGCCGGCTTCGATGCCCGCTTCTCCGCCGTCTGGCGCCGGTACGCCTACCGGCTCGCCGACCAGGCGGCCGGATACGACCCGCTCGAGCGCCACCGAACGACGACGGTGCGGGGCGAGCTGGACGTCGAGAGGATGGATGCCGCGGCCCGCTCCCTGCGCGGTCTCCACGACTTCGCCGCCTACTGCAAGCCCCGCGACGAGGCGACCACCATCCGCACGCTGCTCGAGTTCGACTGGCACCGCGACCCCGCGGGAGTGCTGGTGGCCCACGTGCGGGCGGACGCCTTCTGCCACAGCATGGTGCGCGCCCTCGTCGGCGCGTGCGTGGCCGTGGGGGAGGGGCGGCTCGATCCCGACGACCTGGTGGCGATCCGGGACGCCGCGTCGCGCGTACCCGAGGTGAAGGTGCTGGCCGCGCGGGGACTCACCCTCGCCGAGGTCGGCTATCCCGCCGACGACCTGCTCGCCGATCGCGCGGAGCAGACGAGGAACCGGCGCGACAGCGAGTGA
- a CDS encoding DNA-directed RNA polymerase subunit alpha: MLIAQRPTLTEEKVGEFRSRFIIEPLEPGFGYTIGNALRRSLLSSIPGAAVTSIRIDGVLHEFSTIPGVKEDVTEIILNIKQLVVSSERDEPITAYLRKTGSGEVTAADISAPAGVEVHNPELVIATLNDTAKFELELTIERGRGYVSATQNRNEYAEAGQVPIDSIYSPVLKVSYRVEATRAGERTDFDKLVLDVETKNSMAPRDAVASAGRTLTELFGLARELNVEAEGIEIGPAPVETVLSNELSMPIEDLDLSVRSYNCLKREGINTVSELVALSETQLMNIRNFGQKSVDEVRDKLISLGLSLKDSVPGFDGAHFYGGYDDETA, translated from the coding sequence GTGCTCATCGCACAGCGTCCCACCCTGACCGAGGAAAAGGTCGGGGAGTTCCGCAGCCGCTTCATCATCGAGCCGCTCGAGCCCGGCTTCGGCTACACGATCGGCAACGCGCTGCGTCGCAGCCTCCTGTCGTCGATCCCCGGCGCCGCAGTGACGTCGATCCGCATCGACGGCGTCCTCCACGAGTTCAGCACCATTCCGGGTGTGAAGGAGGATGTCACCGAGATCATCCTCAACATCAAGCAGCTGGTCGTCTCCAGCGAGCGCGACGAGCCCATCACGGCGTACCTGCGCAAGACCGGTTCGGGCGAGGTCACGGCCGCCGACATCTCGGCTCCGGCCGGCGTCGAGGTCCACAACCCCGAGCTCGTCATCGCGACGCTCAACGACACCGCGAAGTTCGAGCTCGAGCTGACGATCGAGCGTGGCCGCGGCTACGTCTCGGCGACCCAGAACCGCAACGAGTACGCCGAGGCCGGTCAGGTCCCGATCGACTCGATCTACTCGCCCGTCCTCAAGGTCTCGTACCGCGTCGAGGCGACGCGTGCCGGTGAGCGCACCGACTTCGACAAGCTGGTGCTGGACGTCGAGACGAAGAACTCGATGGCCCCCCGCGACGCGGTCGCATCCGCCGGTCGCACGCTGACCGAGCTGTTCGGCCTCGCCCGCGAGCTGAACGTCGAGGCCGAGGGCATCGAGATCGGCCCCGCGCCGGTCGAGACCGTCCTGTCGAACGAGCTGTCCATGCCGATCGAGGACCTCGACCTGTCGGTGCGCTCGTACAACTGCCTCAAGCGCGAGGGCATCAACACCGTCAGCGAGCTCGTGGCCCTCTCCGAGACGCAGCTCATGAACATCCGCAACTTCGGTCAGAAGTCGGTCGACGAGGTGCGCGACAAGCTCATCTCGCTGGGCCTGTCGCTGAAGGACTCGGTCCCCGGGTTCGATGGCGCGCACTTCTACGGCGGCTACGACGACGAGACCGCCTGA
- the rpsK gene encoding 30S ribosomal protein S11 — translation MAQAKTAARKPRRKEKKNIAVGQAHIKSTFNNTIVSITDPTGAVISWASSGGVGFKGSRKSTPYAAGMAAESAARQAQEHGVKKVDVFVKGPGSGRETAIRSLQAAGLEVGSINDVTPQAHNGCRPPKRRRV, via the coding sequence ATGGCACAGGCCAAGACCGCCGCGCGCAAGCCGCGCCGCAAGGAGAAGAAGAACATCGCCGTGGGCCAGGCCCACATCAAGTCGACGTTCAACAACACGATCGTCTCGATCACCGACCCGACCGGCGCTGTCATCAGCTGGGCGTCCTCGGGCGGCGTGGGCTTCAAGGGCTCGCGCAAGTCCACCCCGTACGCCGCCGGAATGGCCGCCGAGTCCGCTGCGCGCCAGGCGCAGGAGCACGGCGTCAAGAAGGTCGACGTCTTCGTCAAGGGTCCCGGCTCCGGCCGTGAGACCGCGATCCGCTCGCTGCAGGCCGCCGGCCTCGAGGTCGGGTCGATCAACGACGTGACGCCGCAGGCGCACAACGGCTGCCGTCCGCCGAAGCGCCGCCGCGTCTGA
- the rpmJ gene encoding 50S ribosomal protein L36, whose amino-acid sequence MKVKPSVKPICDHCKVIRRHGNVMVICKSNPRHKQRQG is encoded by the coding sequence ATGAAGGTCAAGCCGAGCGTCAAGCCGATCTGCGATCACTGCAAGGTGATCCGCCGCCACGGCAACGTCATGGTCATCTGCAAGTCCAACCCGCGCCACAAGCAGCGCCAGGGCTAG
- the rpsM gene encoding 30S ribosomal protein S13, translating into MARLAGVDIPRDKRVVIALTYIYGIGRTRSEEILTATGVSPDLRVKDLSDDQLIALRDFIEATFKVEGDLRREVAADIRRKVEIGSYQGIRHRRGLPVRGQRTKTNARTRKGPKRTVAGKKKAR; encoded by the coding sequence ATGGCACGTCTCGCCGGCGTCGACATCCCGCGCGACAAGCGCGTGGTCATCGCCCTGACCTACATCTACGGCATCGGCCGTACCCGTTCCGAGGAGATCCTCACCGCGACCGGCGTCAGCCCGGACCTCCGCGTGAAGGACCTCTCGGATGACCAGCTCATCGCCCTCCGCGACTTCATCGAAGCGACCTTCAAGGTCGAGGGCGACCTGCGCCGCGAGGTGGCCGCCGACATCCGCCGCAAGGTCGAGATCGGCTCCTACCAGGGCATCCGCCACCGCCGCGGCCTGCCCGTGCGCGGTCAGCGCACCAAGACCAACGCCCGCACGCGCAAGGGTCCCAAGCGCACCGTCGCCGGCAAGAAGAAGGCGCGCTAA
- the rplQ gene encoding 50S ribosomal protein L17: MPKPTKGPRLGGGPAHERLMLANLAAALFTHKAITTTETKAKRVRPLAERLVTFAKRGDLHARRRVLSVIGDKSVVHELFTEIAPLVADREGGYTRITKIGNRKGDNAPMARIELVLEPVSPKPKSAKKSAAASAGSAAPAADETVEAEPAADETVEAPAADETVADETAADEAPAADAPEAEAAKEKSE, translated from the coding sequence ATGCCTAAGCCCACCAAGGGTCCCCGCCTCGGCGGAGGTCCCGCCCACGAGCGCCTCATGCTGGCAAACCTCGCGGCAGCCCTCTTCACCCACAAGGCGATCACGACGACCGAGACGAAGGCCAAGCGCGTTCGTCCCCTCGCCGAGCGTCTCGTGACCTTCGCGAAGCGCGGCGACCTGCACGCCCGCCGTCGCGTGCTCTCCGTCATCGGCGACAAGTCCGTCGTGCACGAGCTCTTCACCGAGATCGCGCCGCTGGTCGCCGACCGCGAGGGCGGCTACACGCGCATCACGAAGATCGGCAACCGCAAGGGCGACAACGCCCCCATGGCCCGCATCGAGCTCGTCCTCGAGCCCGTGTCGCCGAAGCCGAAGTCGGCGAAGAAGTCCGCCGCCGCGTCCGCCGGATCCGCAGCGCCCGCCGCTGACGAGACCGTCGAGGCCGAGCCGGCCGCCGACGAGACCGTCGAGGCACCCGCCGCCGACGAGACCGTCGCTGACGAGACCGCCGCCGACGAGGCTCCCGCTGCCGACGCCCCCGAGGCCGAGGCCGCGAAGGAGAAGTCCGAGTAA